The Cryptococcus neoformans var. neoformans B-3501A chromosome 7, whole genome shotgun sequence genome window below encodes:
- a CDS encoding hypothetical protein (HMMPfam hit to Guanylate_cyc, Adenylate and Guanylate cyclase catalytic domain, score: 74.1, E(): 3.6e-19; HMMPfam hit to LRR, Leucine Rich Repeat, score: 243.6, E(): 3.4e-70; HMMPfam hit to PP2C, Protein phosphatase 2C, score: 142.4, E(): 1e-39), whose protein sequence is MPMFRRSASSHSTSDAAAPPTLTNVTEGSPVASGTLTRQKRSRSHGGGGSPASTFSSRFGIPRYLPHQHQQSHEQEQGEAPRPDKPATKEIPVSSEPEVYGSEAGEESNFGQEPADEQLVPETGSWSPQSRHSSRKLSVQTVEPSSDDEVRSPEERRVSPLIKRLGEEPPFMLPHPSRADSTYQEYPGVVIGSFAGGGPDTLFGNGMQLEGTMDDILDPNAARQEDRGNQAPAGANIAPWLMDDSPPSPSENPSPASPATQERPVKGPAAALREKDLRKASTVLNHFSSVPSLPKIRRHGRAQTTTPDQTPRGSTHSQSNLASSSSSLNNESRESRAGSDDSIQTTLTQKGRRQSPGEWGQASAVPPPSKGTRPGRFGSTASIISGTGSVGEKKKGLFGGLLKRKTNPNLSLNPISHDFTTSEHRGSAGSIPLSASSSKLSSCSLSSLPTKSPSFTSPPEAFSRQFLPANYVHEGAVSPLQEISESPFHLDMNLDDMEGIIDPTKTGLPSTVAYRPSASSEVTTDSSASESMRLEEALNQTSSFGTSVSGASRGSDGTKMPSRIVLGEAERLPAPFTGMDPFQQHRESASTTGSDGKPFSPPSPHTLSPKHHIPPASANQPRRPSALRNVETGQVDETSQLSASEGSIQPISPSWARDSGMITVFNDPFSTSRQKQEQPPNSASLSHSTTAYPSAVTLPGPSTARFPTTTGSTTPSAAWAAPESWGVEADEAPAEETTSSDEDDWTGAGVDEVASASPTSDTLPSPSTSPRASSLSSPKRAPPFGFKSQQRAKPGTSGTTDSTTTATGRRKGKRVGSSGRPATGRPGTSGSAYSPSSLHWIRIYRADKSYMLYNLPLNTSTGELLALLAAQAEQGMVRGKNVAINMKLYICERGQDRMLLPSEKPLTIQHRRLLQLGHTEADHLDELGKNDMAVLCRFIYQAPILPIMDPEEESSYDSFEFIDIANRDLQTIPIFLHLHAHDIIILNISKNPMTDIPLDFIQACTSLKELRMSNMALKRVPISIRASTTLARLDVSCNRIADLESVALHEVETLVSLKVQNNKLTSMPSYFAQMKSLKYLNISNNKFETFPSVVCEMSNLVDLDVSFNNIAELPAKMSDLKSLEKLGLYSNDISNFPESFSTLANLRILDVRRNKITDLSAVYALPNLATLQADNNNIVTLDAQLGANVRQFSVPHNSVTRFTLAPPPNMAVVTYMLTNLDLSHGKISTLADEAFSGLTNLITLNLNFNQFTKLPATLDRLTSLEVFSCTDNMLNLVPAGFGKLRRLRVINLHNNNLKSLPEDLWACGALEIFNASSNLLDSFVPPPADIESVVGRVGSGTSQTSNGRKKHSVPPIGLSIRKLFLADNRLNDDIFHWISLMPSLRIINLSFNDIYEVPPFTLCKCERLEALYLSGNKLTSLPSEDLEKLQSLKVLHLNGNKLQTLPSELGAIKTLQHLDVGSNVLKYNIANWPYDWNWNWNTSLRYLNLSGNKRLEIKPTSAHEMNHASSFRKELSDFTALTQLRVLGLMDVTLRIPSLPDESDEKRVRTSFSDINNMAYGISDMLGSIDNLAMFDLVVPHFRGKENECLFGMFGRATTTLQGGKIAKHVQEIFAETLTAHLHKLEPGEEPSEALRRTFLWGDRKAFEFFSGKLQLEKERKPSWTSFASFDSMFRGWTPGVNSVLRTGASGAVVYLVDKVLHVGSIGDTLVVLSRKGDAELLSKRHDPTDREESARIRKAEAWVSTKGFVNDDKDLDISRAFGYWHECPAVNAAPEIRTRRLQESDEFVIIGNHALWQFCSYQTAVDIARTERDDPMIAAQKLRDFAISYGAEGNVMVMVVNVSDLFLGKGGRARGPSEQTAADASTDVEGYTVAKRQVRRRYDEVGDRTLNRLQQEIEPPVGQVAIVFTDIVNSTHLWETNPAMPTAIKMHHNLMRRQLRLDGGYEVKTEGDSFMVSFQSVTAALLWCFNCQIGLLQQEWPRELLEAHDGKVVHDSNGTIVQRGLRVRMGVHWGAPECEKDPITRRMDYYGPMVNRAARINASADGGQLMASQDVLNEIAPLMEYLNSSDEQVLNDLQGDLKREVMELRRIGLEVRDMGDRKLKGLEVPERLHLLYPKTLAGRLEISNEIRAEVEVNDARKSAERQRSVDIDQVCQLSDIALRLEAVCSYNPTPSSPGDTPTAGVMRLHPPASYLGPSIREDMNDEELWTIIESLVGRIENAMSTLYLKNFGEFSTVLAALESATKIDQKLIVHALALMNEAMENAEENAI, encoded by the exons ATGCCCATGTTTCGCAGGTCCGCATCTTCGCACAGCACCTCGGATGCTGCTGCTCCACCCACTCTCACAAACGTCACGGAAGGATCTCCCGTCGCATCCGGAACTTTAACGCGGCAAAAGAGGTCACGCAGtcatggaggaggaggatcaCCGGCAAGCACATTCTCGTCAAGATTTGGGATTCCCAGATATTTACCCCACCAACATCAACAGTCTCATGAGCAGGAGCAAGGAGAAGCGCCGCGGCCAGACAAGCCGGCAACAAAGGAGATCCCGGTTTCGTCAGAACCAGAGGTATACGGCAGTGAGGCTGGAGAGGAGTCCAATTTCGGTCAAGAGCCTGCAGATGAACAGCTCGTACCGGAGACGGGTTCATGGTCTCCTCAAAGTCGACACTCCTCTCGCAAACTGTCAGTTCAAACCGTAGAGCCGTCTAGTGATGACGAAGTACGGTCTCCCGAGGAGCGACGAGTATCCCCTTTGATCAAACGACTTGGCGAGGAACCTCCATTCATGCTCCCCCATCCTTCACGCGCAGACTCAACATACCAGGAATATCCCGGTGTAGTCATTGGTTCGTTTGCGGGAGGAGGCCCAGACACGTTGTTTGGCAATGGGATGCAGTTAGAAGGGACAATGGATGATATTCTCGATCCAAATGCTGCAAGGCAGGAGGATAGAGGGAACCAGGCTCCAGCAGGAGCAAACATCGCTCCATGGTTAATGGATGATAGTCCTCCATCACCGTCCGAGAATCCGTCCCCAGCATCGCCGGCGACGCAAGAAAGACCTGTCAAAGGACCTGCGGCAGCTCTCAGAGAGAAGGACCTCAGGAAAGCTTCCACAGTCCTCAACCATTTCTCCTCCGTGCCTTCACTGCCAAAGATAAGGCGACACGGTAGGGCACAGACAACAACTCCCGATCAGACCCCTCGCGGATCTACCCATTCTCAATCCAATCTCGCTTCAAGTTCTTCAAGCTTGAATAATGAAAGCCGCGAATCTCGTGCTGGCTCCGACGATTCAATACAGACAACTTTAACCCAAAAAGGTCGCAGGCAGTCACCAGGAGAATGGGGACAAGCAAGTGCTGTGCCACCACCAAGCAAAGGCACTAGGCCAGGCAGGTTTGGAAGCACTGCAAGCATTATCAGTGGGACAGGAAGCGTGGgtgagaaaaagaagggtTTATTTGGAGGGCTtttgaaaaggaagacgaaTCCGAACTTATCTCTCA ATCCGATATCACACGATTTTACAACCTCTGAACATCGCGGGAGTGCTGGATCCATTCCACTCTCtgcatcctcttccaaatTGTCCTCTTGTTCGTTATCGTCGCTGCCCACTAAATCACCGTCATTCACTTCCCCTCCCGAGGCTTTTTCCCGTCAATTCCTACCAGCCAACTATGTACACGAAGGGGCAGTCTCACCCTTGCAGGAAATCAGCGAATCGCCTTTCCACTTGGACATGAACCTGGATGATATGGAGGGGATTATTGATCCGACCAAAACAGGTTTACCCTCAACGGTTGCATATCGACCTTCTGCCAGCTCAGAAGTCACAACGGATTCTTCTGCAAGCGAGTCTATGCGCCTTGAAGAGGCGCTCAACCAGACAAGTAGTTTTGGGACCTCCGTTTCTGGTGCCTCCAGAGGATCTGACGGGACAAAGATGCCAAGTAGGATTGTCCTCGGTGAGGCAGAGAGGTTGCCGGCGCCGTTTACCGGGATGGATCCCTTCCAGCAGCATCGAGAATCTGCATCCACTACAGGCAGCGACGGCAAacctttttctccacccAGTCCTCATACCTTATCTCCGAAACACCACATCCCACCCGCTTCTGCCAATCAGCCCCGTCGGCCTTCTGCACTTAGAAATGTGGAAACTGGCCAGGTTGACGAGACTTCCCAGTTATCAGCTTCAGAAGGGTCAATACAGCCGATCTCACCGTCTTGGGCCCGTGACAGCGGGATGATAACCGTTTTTAATGATCCATTTTCCACTTCACGCCAGAAGCAGGAACAACCACCAAACTCGGCAAGTTTATCGCACTCTACTACCGCGTATCCATCTGCTGTGACACTGCCAGGGCCGAGCACGGCAAGATTTCCAACTACCACTGGTTCTACTACACCTTCAGCAGCTTGGGCGGCCCCGGAAAGTTGGGGTGTTGAGGCTGACGAAGCTCCGGCGGAGGAGACAACCTCGtctgatgaggatgactGGACTGGTGCTGGCGTTGACGAAGTTGCTTCAGCGTCACCCACTTCGGACACTCTCCCCTCGCCTTCAACGTCGCCTAGAGCGTCGTCATTATCTTCTCCCAAAAGAGCGCCGCCGTTTGGATTCAAATCGCAACAGCGAGCTAAACCTGGGACGTCAGGAACGACAGACTCGACAACGACTGCAacgggaagaaggaaggggaagagggttGGATCAAGTGGTAGACCAGCGACGGGAAGACCGGGAACTAGTGGAAGTGCTTATAGTCCTTCATCTCTG CACTGGATAAGAATCTACCGTGCAGATAAGAGCTACATGCTCTATAATTTGCCCCTGAACACCTCCACTGGGGAGCTGTTAGCGCTGCTGGCGGCGCAGGCGGAGCAAGGAATGGTAAGAGGGAAAAACGTCGCGATAAACATGAAGTTATATATCTGCGAGCGAGGGCAGG ATCGTATGCTTCTCCCATCTGAGAAACCGTTAACAATTCAACATCGAAGATTATTACAATTGGGCCATACTGAGGCAGATCATCTGGACGAATTGGGAAAGAACGACATGGCTGTACTATGTCGGTTCATTTACCAAGCACCCATCCTACCCATTATGGATCCC gaggaggagagttCTTACGACTCGTTCGAATTTATTGATATCGCCAACCGGGACTTACAAaccatccccatcttcttACACCTTCACGCTCACGACATTATCATCCTCAATATCTCTAAAAACCCTATGACGGATATTCCACTCGATTTTATCCAGGCCTGTACTAGTTTGAAAGAGTTACGCATGTCCAATATGGCCTTAAAGAGGGTACCTATCAGTATCCGCGCAAGTACAACATTGGCAAGACTGGACGTTTCGTGTAATCGCATTGCCGACCTTGAGAGTGTGGCCCTTCATGAGGTTGAGACACTTGTATCACTCAAGGTGCAGAACAACAAGCTTACCTCAATGCCAAGCTACTTTGCGCAGATGAAGAGTCTCAAGTACCTCAACATCTCCAATAACAAGTTTGAAACTTTCCCCTCGGTGGTCTGTGAAATGTCAAACTTAGTGGATTTGGATGTGTCGTTCAACAACATCGCAGAGCTCCCTGCCAAGATGTCCGATCTCAAATCTCTGGAGAAACTCGGCTTATACAGTAACGATATATCCAACTTTCCCGAGTCTTTTAGTACTCTTGCAAACCTGCGCATCCTTGATGTAAGAAGAAACAAGATCACCGACCTTAGTGCTGTGTACGCCTTGCCGAACCTTGCAACTCTCCAAGccgacaacaacaacatcgTCACTCTCGATGCTCAGTTGGGTGCCAATGTTCGGCAATTTTCCGTCCCTCATAATTCGGTTACCCGATTTACACTTGCCCCTCCTCCAAACATGGCAGTTGTTACCTACATGCTCACCAATCTTGACCTCTCGCATGGTAAAATTTCAACATTAGCAGACGAAGCATTTAGCGGTCTGACCAATTTGAtcaccctcaacctcaacttCAACCAGTTTACAAAACTACCTGCAACACTGGATAGATTGACGAGCTTGGAGGTCTTTTCGTGCACAGATAATATGCTCAACTTAGTGCCCGCTGGTTTTGGCAAGCTCCGAAGACTGAGGGTGATCAACTTGCACAACAACAATCTCAAGAGTCTTCCGGAAGACCTGTGGGCTTGTGGTGCTCTTGAGATCTTCAATGCGAGCTCAAACTTGCTGGACTCCTTTGTTCCGCCACCTGCAGATATAGAGTCCGTCGTTGGTCGTGTCGGATCAGGTACTTCACAGACCAGTAATGGCCGAAAAAAGCACAGCGTGCCGCCGATCGGATTGAGCATTCGcaagctcttcctcgctGACAATAGGCTCAACGACGACATCTTCCATTGGATTTCTCTTATGCCCAGTTTGCGCATCATTAACCTCAGTTTCAATGACATCTATGAGGTTCCGCCTTTCACTTTGTGCAAGTGCGAGAGACTTGAAGCGCTCTATTTGAGTGGAAATAAGTTGACGAGTCTGCCATCTGAGGATCTGGAAAAGCTGCAGAGCTTAAAGGTATTGCATCTCAACGGCAACAAGCTGCAGACACTGCCTAGTGAACTGGGAGCGATCAAGACATTGCAGCATCTGGATGTTGGAAGCAATGTGCTAAAGTATAACATTGCCAACTGGCCTTATGACTGGAACTG GAATTGGAATACTTCACTGCGTTATCTTAACTTGTCCGGTAATAAGCGCCTCGAAATCAAACCCACTTCGGCGCACGAAATGAACcatgcctcctccttccgcAAAGAGCTTTCGGATTTCACCGCCCTCACTCAACTCCGCGTCCTTGGTCTCATGGACGTCACCCTTCGTattccttcccttcccgaCGAAAGTGACGAAAAGCGTGTACGAACGTCATTCTCGGATATCAACAATATGGCGTACGGCATCTCCGATATGTTGGGCTCCATTGACAATCTTGCCATGTTTGACTTGGTAGTCCCACATTTcagaggaaaggagaatgaGTGTTTGTTTGGGATGTTTGGAAGAGCAACGACTACGCTACAAGGCGGAAAGATTGCAAAGCACGTCCAAGAAATCTTTGCAGAGACCTTGACTGCCCATTTGCACAAACTGGAACCCGGAGAAGAGCCAAGTGAAGCTTTGAGGAGAACCTTCCTGTGGGGTGATCGTAAGGCCTTTGAGTTCTTCAGCGGCAAGCTTCAGCTTGAAAAGGAGCGCAAACCGTCGTGGACGAGTTTCGCTAGTTTTGACAGCATGTTCCGCGGCTGGACACCAGGTGTCAACTCGGTCTTGCGCACTGGTGCTTCTGGTGCTGTGGTTTATCTCGTGGACAAGGTCCTACACGTAGGAAGTATAGGGGATACTCTCGTCGTGCTTTCACGCAAGGGCGACGCTGAACTTCTTTCGAAGAGACACGATCCTACAGACCGTGAAGAAAGTGCGCGAATTCGAAAGGCAGAGGCATGGGTGTCGACCAAAGGTTTTGTCAATGATGATAAAGACCTCGACATTTCGCGAGCTTTCGGGTACTGGCATGAGTGCCCTGCTGTCAATGCTGCACCCGAAATCAGGACCCGTCGGTTGCAGGAATCCGATGAGTTTGTAATCATTGGTAACCACGCATTATGGCAGTTTTGTTCTTATCAAACAGCTGTTGACATCGCAAGGACGGAAAGGGATGATCCAATGATAGCGGCGCAAAAGTTGAGAGACTTTGCAATTTCATACGGAGCCGAAGGGAACGTGATGGTCATGGTGGTGAATGTGTCTGATTTGTTCCTTGGCAAAGGTGGTCGAGCGCGTGGGCCGTCGGAGCAGACAGCTGCTGATGCCAGTACCGATGTGGAAGGATATACTGTTGCAAAGAGACAAGTCAGGAGGAGATACGATGAAGTCGGCGATCGAACACTCAACCGACTCCAGCAAGAAATTGAACCTCCTGTTGGCCAAGTGGCAATTGTCTTCACCGACATTGTGAATTCTACTCATCTGTGGGAGACGAACCCCGCCATGCCGACAGCTATCAAAATGCACCACAACCTTATGCGACGGCAACTCCGATTGGACGGTGGATACGAAGTTAAGACAGAAGGAGATTCGTTCATGGTGTCTTTCCAATCTGTTACTGCTGCGCTGTTATGGTGTTTCAACTGTCAGATTGGCTTGCTCCAACAAGAATGGCCGAGAGAGCTTCTCGAGGCGCATGatgggaaggtggtgcaCGATTCAAACGGGACGATTGTTCAACGAGGTTTGCGGGTGCGTATGGGTGTTCACTGGGGTGCGCCAGAGTGCGAAAAAGATCCGATcacgaggaggatggacTACTACGGTCCTATGGTAAATCGTGCTGCTCGTATCAATGCGAGTGCAGATGGAGGCCAGTTGATGGCGAGCCAAGACGTCCTGAATGAGATTGCGCCGCTGATGGAGTATCTGAACTCGAGTGATGAACAAGTGTTGAATGATCTGCAGGGTGATTTGAAGAGGGAAGTTATGGAGTTGAGGAGGATTGGTTTAGAGGTTAGGGACATGGGTGACAGGAAGCTTAAAGGACTTGAAG TGCCGGAAAGGCTTCATCTGCTTTATCCCAAGACTCTAGCCGGTCGACTTGAGATTTCCAACGAAATCCGAGCCGAAGTCGAAGTCAACGATGCTCGCAAATCTGCTGAGCGCCAGCGCAGTGTTGATATTGACCAGGTCTGTCAGCTTTCCGATATCGCCTTGCGATTAGAAGCTGTCTGCTCCTACAACCCTACTCCCTCATCACCTGGTGACACTCCCACGGCAGGTGTCATGAGATTACATCCTCCAGCAAGTTACTTGGGTCCGTCTATCAGAGAGGAtatgaatgatgaagagttATGGACGATCATTGAAAGCTTAGTGGGGAGGATTGAAAACGCGATGTCGACTCTG TATCTCAAAAACTTTGGAGAATTTAGTACTGTACTCGCCGCTCTGGAATCGGCCACGAAAATTGACCAAAAGCTCATTGTGCATGCGTTGGCCTTAATGAACGAGGCGATGGAGAACGCTGAAGAGAACGCGATATGA
- a CDS encoding hypothetical protein (HMMPfam hit to CBFD_NFYB_HMF, Histone-like transcription factor (CBF/NF-Y) and archaeal histone, score: 52.3, E(): 1.3e-12) translates to MQVEYESSPAVEQPSFEEGMSFRPGSPQAGGAESEEEQDEEDVDAGEGTSLFSSAYDEASFHSSEKGGIRADDASFSGSGAKKPARKRIIKQRQSLAEKQPGTTMFPAARVKKIVKADRDIDIMSSEAVFMVSVAAEYFIKHFMEEGYTKARLEKRKLINYRDMANVVARSEEFDFLKDVIPTPMPLSEAIEKRKRKVVAEENLDEDAPASSHLNDEDLPPLVPSTNPAFPNAIVKKPSNTHAKGASAAKMKADAPTSEKEELRSVVSNAQGTRKSARRSTMGAEDEADKSYLNELREEGADEEAITSDGDEKMDEE, encoded by the exons ATGCAAGTAGAATACGAATCATCTCCCGCCGTGGAGCAGCCGTCTTTTGAAGAGGGCATGTCTTTTCGGCCCGGCAGTCCACAGGCAGGCGGTGCCGAgtcggaggaggagcaggatgaagaggatgtggaCGCTGGGGAAGGTACGAGTCTTTTTTCATCTGCATATGACGAGGCATCTTTTCACAGTTCTGAAAAAGGTGGAATACGCGCTGACGACGCGTCCTTTTCAGGTTCCGGTGCTAAAAAACCAGCTCGCAAGAGGATCATCAAGCAGCGCCAGTCGCTTGCCGAAAAGCAGCCTGGCACGACCATGTTCCCCGCCGCCCGagtcaagaagattgtTAAAGCTGATAGGGATATTGATATCATGAGTAGCGAGGCTGTTTTCATGGTTTCTGTTGCAGCT GAATATTTCATTAAACACTTTATGGAGGAAGGATATACCAAGGCGAGGTTAGAGAAGCGAAAATTAATAAATTACCGGGATATGG CCAACGTGGTGGCTCGTTCTGAAGAGTTTGACTTTTTAAAAG ACGTGATCCCCACACCAATGCCTCTTTCAGAAGCTATAGAAAAACGGAAACGGAAGGTTGTCGCGGAAGAAAATCTTGACGAGGACGCCCCCGCTTCATCCCACCTCAACGATGAggatcttcctcctttaGTACCATCTACGAACCCCGCATTTCCTAACGCTATTGTCAAGAAGCCTTCCAATACACACGCCAAGGGGGCTTCAGCCGCCAAGATGAAGGCGGATGCACCAACAtctgaaaaggaggagcttCGTTCAGTCGTGTCTAATGCCCAAGGCACAAGAAAATCCGCTAGACGGAGTACGATGGGTGCTGAGGATGAGGCGGATAAGTCTTATCTTAATGAACTGCGCGAGGAAGGTGCAGACGAGGAGGCGATTACGAGCGACGGtgatgagaagatggacGAAGAATAA
- a CDS encoding hypothetical protein (HMMPfam hit to DEAD, DEAD/DEAH box helicase, score: 141.6, E(): 1.7e-39; HMMPfam hit to Helicase_C, Helicase conserved C-terminal domain, score: 104.0, E(): 3.5e-28): protein MASAFSLLTAGGAKFDKNRFKDDFQLFEAKKRKDRKGKSKQIDALAAGSALPSSLDFFGDHPHPQHKPEPEPESESESDFESDSGSSSTSIPAPPPQKITLTGSEPLPKSLHTNLPSLVNHESHSLTSAEGGPLLSALSRANIHSLWGVQCAVGGCLLEDRDTLCVAPTGSGKTLSYVLPTIVKLREPARKLKGTEEGKGVRALVVVPTHDLAVQIQGVIKAVTMGRHWRSMVLTKATEKAVWESAPGEAVKTGEDGDSEMKDGEDSGDEEEDEDDNESTGSVDEFAPKVSGNPEGLGIDVLVATPERLHHLIDSRRISLARTKYVILDESDRLLSSDFLPQVEPILSACSNPAVQKCFLSATMPAGAESLAKKWLKDGGVRVVVGVKDSAVTTVDQSLLYTGSESGKLLALRNLISSGQLPYPSLIFVQSIDRAEELYKTLVLDGIKVDAVHGGKAKTKRDEAIKDFRVGAVWMLVVTEVLARGMDFRGVKVVINYDFPQTVPSYIHRIGRTGRAGRPGKAITFFNIEDGPYLRTIANVLRSSGCPVPEYMLDMKKPTKNEKKKLAKAPPKRKAVGGGGRDLNREAGKKKKQMVEASKKRKMLERKGKGGNEEKNDDEE from the exons ATGGCATCTGCATTCAGCTTGCTCAcagcaggaggagcaaaGTTTGACAAGAACAGGTTCAAGGACgacttccagctcttcgaAGCG AAGAAGCGTAAGGATCGTAAGGGTAAGAGCAAGCAGATAGACGCCCTGGCCGCAGGATCAGCCCTTCCCAGCTCGTTAGATTTCTTTGGAGACCACCCCCACCCTCAGCACAAGCCAGAGCCAGAGCCGGAATCCGAGTCCGAGTCAGACTTTGAATCCGACTCTGgttcctcctcaacatctATACCtgcacctcctcctcaaaaGATTACCCTGACCGGATCCGAACCACTTCCCAAATCCCTTCACACCAATCTGCCATCATTGGTCAATCATGAATCCCATTCACTTACTTCTGCCGAAGGAGGACCTCTTCTGTCTGCTCTCTCTCGAGCAAACATTCACTCTCTTTGGGGTGTACAGTGTGCTGTCGGAGGATGCCTGTTGGAAGACAGAGATACCCTGTGTGTCGCTCCCACCGGTTCTGGAAAGACATTGTCTTATGTGCTTCCCACCATCGTCAAGCTGCGTGAGCCCGCAAGGAAACTCAAAGGCAccgaagaaggcaaaggtGTGAGGGCATTAGTTGTGGTACCCACGCACGATTTGGCAGTTCAGATCCAGGGTGTCATCAAGGCGGTAACTATGGGTAGGCATTGGAGGTCCATGGTTCTTACAAAGGCTACCGAGAAGGCGGTTTGGGAAAGTGCTCCAGGGGAAGCTGTCAAGACGGGCGAGGATGGTGACAgtgagatgaaggatggagaggacagtggagacgaagaagaagacgaagacgacAATGAGTCTACTGGCTCTGTGGACGAGTTTGCGCCCAAGGTCTCTGGCAACCCCGAAGGATTAGGTATCGACGTGCTCGTCGCTACACCAGAGCGTCTTCACCACCTCATCGATTCTCGACGAATCTCTCTTGCTCG AACCAAATATGTTATCCTCGACGAGTCGGatcgtcttctttcatccGATTTCCTCCCCCAAGTCGAACCCATCCTCTCAGCGTGCTCCAACCCTGCCGTCCAAAAGTGCTTCCTGTCCGCCACCATGCCTGCAGGCGCTGAATCCCTCGCCAAAAAATGGCTAAAGGATGGTGGTGTTCGTGTGGTTGTCGGCGTGAAAGACTCTGCAGTCACCACTGTCGACCAGTCCCTTCTCTACACAGGCTCCGAATCGGGTAAACTCCTCGCCCTTCGAAACCTCATTTCCTCCGGTCAACTTCCATACCCCTCACTTATCTTTGTGCAATCTATCGACCGAGCAGAAGAGCTTTACAAGACGTTGGTGTTGGATGGGATTAAGGTGGATGCTGTGCATGGTGGCAAGGcaaagacgaagagagatgaggcTATCAAGGACTTTAGGGTGGGCGCGGTTTGGATGCTGGTCGTCACGGAAGTTTTGGCGCGAGGAATGGACTTTCGAGGTGTCAAGGTTGTCATCAACTATG ACTTCCCCCAGACTGTCCCGAGTTATATCCACCGAATAGGTCGTACCGGTCGAGCGGGTCGTCCAGGAAAAGCCATAACATTCTTCAACATTGAAGACGGACCTTACCTCCGTACCATCGCCAATGTCCTCCGCTCTTCTGGGTGCCCAGTTCCAGAGTATATGCTGGATATGAAGAAGCCTACCaagaatgagaagaagaagctcgcCAAGGCCCCaccgaagaggaaggctgttggtggaggtggaagagactTGAATAGGGAAgcagggaagaagaagaagcagatggTTGAGGCTAgtaagaagaggaagatgttggaaaggaaagggaagggtggaaacgaggagaagaatgacgatgaggaatAG